In Nocardia asteroides, a single genomic region encodes these proteins:
- a CDS encoding metal ABC transporter permease, protein MIDKLGGVLAKTFDFSTTANLIGYDFVQQALLAAALLGLLAGVIGPLVVSRQMSFAVHGTSELSLTGAAAALLAGIGVGVGAIVGSVIAAVLFGVLGTKARERDSVIAVVLSFGLGLSVLFLWLGPERAGSKFSLLTGQVVSVGYSGLTLLIACTVGVLAVLALIYRPLLFASTDPEVAQARGVPVRALSVVFAVMLGITAAFGVQIVGALLVLALLITPAAAAAQVTASPVRATVLAVLFAEVAAVGGIVLSLAPGVPVSTFVTTISFVIYLVCRVVGRRSAGRRPVRAAV, encoded by the coding sequence GTGATCGACAAGCTCGGCGGCGTGCTCGCCAAGACCTTCGACTTCTCGACCACCGCCAACCTGATCGGCTACGACTTCGTGCAGCAGGCGCTGCTCGCGGCCGCGCTGCTCGGGCTGCTCGCCGGGGTGATCGGGCCGCTGGTGGTGAGCAGGCAGATGTCCTTCGCGGTGCACGGCACCAGCGAGCTCTCGCTCACCGGCGCGGCCGCCGCGCTGCTCGCCGGGATCGGCGTCGGGGTCGGCGCCATCGTCGGCTCGGTGATCGCGGCGGTGCTCTTCGGCGTGCTCGGCACCAAGGCGCGCGAGCGCGATTCGGTGATCGCGGTGGTGCTCTCCTTCGGGCTCGGGCTCTCGGTGCTCTTCCTCTGGCTCGGCCCCGAGCGCGCGGGCTCCAAGTTCTCGCTGCTCACCGGGCAGGTGGTGAGCGTCGGGTACAGCGGGCTGACGCTGCTGATCGCCTGCACCGTCGGGGTGCTGGCGGTGCTGGCGCTGATCTATCGGCCGCTGCTCTTCGCCAGCACCGATCCGGAGGTGGCGCAGGCGCGCGGGGTTCCGGTGCGCGCGCTCTCGGTGGTCTTCGCGGTCATGCTCGGCATCACCGCGGCGTTCGGCGTGCAGATCGTCGGCGCGCTGCTTGTCCTCGCGCTGCTGATCACCCCGGCTGCGGCGGCCGCGCAGGTGACCGCGAGCCCGGTGCGGGCGACGGTGCTCGCGGTGCTCTTCGCCGAGGTGGCCGCCGTGGGCGGGATCGTGCTCTCGCTGGCGCCCGGGGTGCCGGTCTCGACCTTCGTCACCACCATCTCGTTCGTCATCTACCTGGTGTGCCGGGTGGTCGGGCGGCGGAGCGCGGGCAGGCGGCCGGTGCGGGCCGCAGTTTGA
- the otsB gene encoding trehalose-phosphatase: MSAQDLPLELRRALSTVARVPRLLVASDYDGTIAPIVSDPAEAFPHRESVNALRALAGLTGTTAAVISGRALRDLAALSRLPVEVQLIGSHGSEFDVGFVHAIDSDAKQLLREVQAELGTIADDNPGTTVENKPASSALHVRNASPEVGRRALDKVRQGAACWVGIQVTEGKEVIELAVVATDKGYALDTIRHQEAASAAVFFGDDVTDEKAFRVLSGPDVGIKVGPGESLAGYRVNSTEDVSRALAFLLDERRTWLAGASAPRIERLTMLASPRSVALLTPDATVTWFCHPEPDSAAVFAHLLGGPQAGHFTIAPERPGLPLSQRYVDGTMTVETRWASLGVVDYLPHDVAPDRTDLTRVITGTAKAVITFAPRPEFGQVSVSMEAEPAGLRVLGTNDPMVLRSPGVQWEIRSDGSHDFAYAVVDPSVAPVVLELRCGTEDLTPAMTPEPERRALAEQYWSEWAAGLELPPLKPDLMKRSALTLRGLVHAPSGSILAAATTSLPEDIGGVRNWDYRYCWLRDAALTAQALVSLGSVGEADAYLAWVHRVLETLPGPERLHPLYTIYGETLPPEAVIDQLPGYAGSRPVRVGNAANMQVQLDVFGPIVDLIANLAAARGRHGITDPASALPDADWELVQDMVAAVQRRWQEPDHGIWEIRGNPRHHVYSKVMGWLTVDRALTLAQKFDRPVDPEWPVLRDTIADEVKTKGWNEEVQSYTAAYEGTDLDAATLHIGLSGLIDPSDPRFHATVVATEAELRSGATVYRYHHDDGLPGGEGGFHLCAAWLIEAYLLIGKRSDAEALFAQLVAAAGPTGLLSEEYDPVAERSLGNHPQAYSHLGLLRCAQLLSQQAEVLV; encoded by the coding sequence GTGAGCGCACAGGATCTGCCACTGGAACTTCGCCGTGCTCTGTCGACGGTCGCGCGCGTGCCGCGGCTGTTGGTGGCCTCGGACTACGACGGGACCATCGCGCCCATCGTGTCCGACCCGGCGGAGGCGTTTCCCCACCGCGAATCGGTGAACGCGCTACGCGCGCTCGCGGGGCTCACCGGCACCACCGCCGCGGTGATCTCCGGCCGGGCCCTGCGCGATCTGGCGGCGCTCTCCCGGCTCCCCGTCGAGGTGCAGCTGATCGGTAGCCACGGCTCGGAGTTCGACGTCGGCTTCGTGCACGCCATCGACAGCGACGCGAAGCAGCTGCTGCGCGAGGTGCAGGCCGAGCTCGGCACGATCGCCGACGACAACCCGGGCACCACCGTCGAGAACAAGCCGGCCAGCTCCGCGCTGCACGTGCGCAACGCCAGCCCCGAGGTGGGCAGGCGCGCGCTCGACAAGGTGCGCCAGGGCGCCGCCTGCTGGGTGGGGATCCAGGTCACCGAGGGCAAGGAGGTGATCGAGCTCGCGGTGGTCGCCACCGACAAGGGCTACGCGCTCGACACCATCCGGCACCAGGAGGCCGCGTCGGCGGCGGTCTTCTTCGGCGACGACGTCACCGACGAGAAGGCGTTCCGGGTGCTCTCCGGCCCGGACGTCGGGATCAAGGTCGGCCCGGGCGAGAGCCTGGCCGGCTACCGGGTGAACAGCACCGAGGACGTCTCCCGCGCGCTCGCCTTCCTGCTGGACGAGCGGCGCACCTGGCTGGCGGGCGCCAGCGCGCCGCGGATCGAGCGGCTGACCATGCTGGCCAGCCCGCGCTCGGTCGCACTGCTCACCCCGGATGCCACCGTCACCTGGTTCTGCCACCCCGAGCCGGACTCCGCCGCGGTCTTCGCGCACCTGCTCGGCGGCCCGCAGGCCGGCCACTTCACCATCGCCCCGGAACGCCCCGGCCTCCCGCTCTCGCAGCGCTACGTGGACGGCACCATGACCGTCGAGACGCGCTGGGCCAGCCTCGGCGTCGTCGACTACCTGCCGCACGACGTCGCGCCGGACCGCACCGACCTCACCCGCGTCATCACCGGCACCGCGAAGGCCGTGATCACCTTCGCCCCGCGCCCGGAGTTCGGGCAGGTGTCGGTGAGCATGGAGGCCGAGCCGGCCGGGCTGCGGGTGCTCGGCACCAACGACCCGATGGTGCTGCGCTCGCCCGGCGTGCAGTGGGAGATCCGCAGCGACGGCTCGCACGATTTCGCCTACGCCGTCGTCGACCCGTCGGTTGCTCCGGTGGTGCTCGAACTGCGCTGCGGCACCGAGGATCTGACCCCGGCGATGACGCCGGAGCCGGAGCGGCGGGCGCTCGCCGAGCAGTACTGGTCGGAGTGGGCGGCCGGGCTGGAGCTGCCCCCGCTCAAGCCGGACCTGATGAAGCGCTCCGCGCTCACCCTGCGCGGCCTGGTGCACGCCCCGTCCGGCTCCATCCTGGCCGCGGCGACCACCTCGCTGCCCGAGGACATCGGCGGCGTGCGGAACTGGGACTACCGCTACTGCTGGCTGCGCGATGCCGCGCTCACCGCGCAGGCGCTGGTCTCGCTCGGCTCGGTCGGCGAGGCCGACGCCTACCTGGCCTGGGTGCACCGGGTGCTGGAGACGCTGCCCGGCCCCGAGCGGCTGCACCCGCTGTACACCATCTACGGCGAGACGCTGCCGCCCGAGGCCGTCATCGACCAGCTCCCCGGCTACGCGGGCTCGCGCCCGGTGCGGGTCGGCAACGCGGCCAACATGCAGGTCCAGCTCGACGTGTTCGGCCCGATCGTCGACCTGATCGCCAACCTGGCCGCCGCGCGCGGTAGGCACGGCATCACCGACCCGGCCAGCGCCCTGCCGGACGCCGACTGGGAGCTGGTGCAGGACATGGTCGCCGCGGTGCAGCGGCGCTGGCAGGAGCCGGACCACGGCATCTGGGAGATCCGCGGCAACCCGCGGCACCACGTGTACTCGAAGGTCATGGGCTGGCTGACGGTCGACCGCGCGCTCACCCTCGCGCAGAAGTTCGACCGCCCGGTCGACCCCGAGTGGCCGGTGCTCCGCGACACCATCGCCGACGAGGTCAAGACCAAGGGCTGGAACGAGGAGGTGCAGTCCTACACCGCCGCCTACGAGGGCACCGACCTGGACGCCGCCACCCTGCACATCGGCCTCTCCGGGCTGATCGACCCCTCCGACCCGCGCTTCCACGCCACCGTGGTCGCCACCGAGGCGGAGTTGCGCAGCGGCGCGACGGTGTACCGGTACCACCACGACGACGGGCTGCCCGGCGGCGAGGGCGGCTTCCACCTCTGCGCGGCCTGGCTGATCGAGGCGTACCTGCTGATCGGCAAGCGCTCCGACGCCGAGGCGCTCTTCGCGCAGCTGGTGGCCGCGGCCGGGCCGACCGGGCTGCTCAGCGAGGAGTACGACCCGGTGGCCGAGCGATCGCTGGGCAACCACCCGCAGGCGTACAGCCACCTCGGGCTGCTGCGCTGCGCCCAGCTGCTGAGCCAGCAGGCGGAAGTCCTGGTCTGA
- a CDS encoding metal ABC transporter ATP-binding protein, translated as MTTESGVPVDRAITPAVRLTDAALSFGSRTLWAGLDLDVAPGEFVVVLGPNGSGKTSLLKVLLGQLALSRGSATVAGAPARTGNPHIGYVPQQKTIDAGVQLRGVDLVGLGVDGHRWGLGLRNRAERARRVRAAIADVGAQGYADAPLESMSGGEQQRLRVAQALVGDPRVLLCDEPLLSLDLANQQLVAELIDRRRRTSGTAVLFVTHEINPVLPLVDRVIYLVNGRFRIGTPDEVMTSAVLSELYGTDVEVLRVRGRLVVVGTGDTMDALGTAGAHCHGAEEFGPGAARNGARA; from the coding sequence GTGACCACCGAATCCGGCGTCCCGGTCGACCGGGCGATCACCCCGGCCGTCCGGCTCACCGACGCCGCGCTCTCCTTCGGCTCGCGGACCCTCTGGGCGGGGCTCGACCTGGATGTGGCGCCCGGCGAATTCGTCGTCGTGCTCGGGCCGAACGGCTCGGGCAAGACCTCGCTGCTCAAGGTGCTGCTCGGGCAGCTGGCGCTGAGCCGGGGCAGCGCGACCGTCGCTGGCGCGCCCGCGCGCACCGGCAATCCGCACATCGGCTACGTGCCGCAGCAGAAGACCATCGACGCCGGGGTGCAGCTGCGCGGCGTGGACCTGGTCGGGCTCGGGGTGGACGGGCACCGCTGGGGGCTCGGGCTGCGCAACCGCGCCGAGCGGGCGCGCCGGGTGCGCGCCGCCATCGCCGACGTCGGCGCGCAGGGGTACGCCGATGCCCCGCTCGAATCCATGTCCGGCGGCGAGCAGCAGCGGCTGCGGGTGGCGCAGGCACTGGTCGGCGACCCGCGGGTACTGCTCTGCGACGAGCCGCTGCTCAGCCTGGACCTGGCCAATCAGCAGCTGGTCGCCGAGCTGATCGACCGCCGCAGGCGGACCAGCGGCACCGCCGTGCTCTTCGTGACGCACGAGATCAACCCGGTGCTCCCGCTCGTCGACCGGGTGATCTACCTGGTGAACGGCCGTTTCCGGATCGGCACCCCGGACGAGGTGATGACCTCGGCGGTGCTCTCCGAGCTGTACGGCACCGACGTCGAGGTGCTGCGGGTGCGCGGCCGGCTGGTCGTGGTCGGCACCGGTGACACCATGGACGCGCTCGGCACCGCGGGCGCGCACTGCCACGGCGCCGAGGAGTTCGGGCCGGGGGCGGCGCGGAACGGGGCGCGCGCGTGA
- a CDS encoding enoyl-CoA hydratase/isomerase family protein has protein sequence MSSELLVDVSAGIAVLTLNRPAQQNAFTPGMAAELGVALQRCDAEDAIRAVVITGTPPAFCAGADLSSRVGEVSGTLDPPPWKVRKPVIAAVNGHAVGIGLALALQCDLRYMARDAIYGLNQVRRGVLADGSAHWTLPRLVGMANAADIMLTGRTFDGEEAQAMGLANSCLPGGEVLPTALAVAHDIAGGSAPLPVALSKRLLWEGLGMTPDMVGRLETDLNQQVSHSIDGNEAMSAFKEQRRPTWTGKLTEEWPTWGDNVPPRPSLD, from the coding sequence ATGAGTTCGGAACTGCTCGTCGATGTCTCCGCGGGCATCGCCGTGCTGACCCTGAATCGTCCGGCGCAGCAGAATGCCTTCACCCCCGGGATGGCCGCCGAACTCGGCGTCGCACTCCAGCGGTGCGACGCCGAGGACGCCATCCGCGCGGTGGTGATCACCGGCACGCCCCCCGCGTTCTGCGCGGGGGCGGATCTCTCCAGCCGGGTCGGCGAGGTCAGCGGCACCCTCGACCCGCCACCGTGGAAGGTCCGCAAGCCCGTGATAGCGGCCGTGAACGGCCATGCCGTAGGCATCGGCCTGGCCCTTGCCCTGCAGTGCGACCTCCGCTACATGGCCAGGGACGCCATCTACGGCCTGAACCAGGTGCGAAGGGGCGTCCTGGCCGACGGCTCCGCCCACTGGACCCTGCCGAGACTGGTGGGAATGGCGAACGCCGCCGACATCATGCTCACCGGCCGCACCTTCGACGGCGAAGAGGCCCAAGCCATGGGGCTGGCCAACAGCTGCCTCCCCGGCGGCGAGGTCCTCCCGACCGCGCTGGCAGTAGCCCACGACATCGCGGGCGGCTCCGCCCCCCTCCCGGTAGCCCTGTCGAAGCGCCTGCTCTGGGAAGGGCTCGGCATGACCCCCGACATGGTCGGCCGCCTCGAAACAGACCTCAACCAACAGGTCTCCCACAGCATCGACGGCAACGAAGCCATGTCCGCCTTCAAGGAACAGCGCCGCCCCACCTGGACCGGCAAACTCACCGAAGAGTGGCCGACCTGGGGAGACAACGTCCCCCCGAGACCCAGCCTGGACTGA
- a CDS encoding DUF4190 domain-containing protein, producing the protein MVIPNQPIGQPVEHPNATAILFLGAVSILCCGLAGPVAWAMGRRALDQIEESGGAYGGRAQVVVGYVLGIVGTVLMVIIAILFVLITLGGNA; encoded by the coding sequence AGCCGATCGGGCAGCCGGTCGAGCATCCCAACGCTACGGCCATCCTGTTCCTCGGGGCTGTGAGTATTTTGTGCTGTGGGCTGGCTGGGCCTGTCGCATGGGCTATGGGGCGGCGGGCTCTGGATCAGATCGAGGAGTCCGGGGGGGCTTACGGTGGGCGGGCCCAGGTGGTGGTGGGGTATGTGCTCGGGATCGTGGGGACCGTGTTGATGGTGATCATCGCGATTCTGTTCGTGTTGATCACGCTCGGCGGAAACGCTTGA
- a CDS encoding metal ABC transporter solute-binding protein, Zn/Mn family, protein MATRFFLRTAGLAVGVATAFALTACGSSDDSGKPSVVASTDVWGSVAAAVAGPDAEVESLITDPSADPHSHESSAGETAELAEADLVVFNGGGYDEFVEQALKGRDTPSVDAYSVRTDRSEENEHVWYDVTTVATVAEQIAAELGRIDAEHAQGYTDRAAEFTGKLAGIAAVTDRIAAQRPDTPVLQTEPLAYYLLRAAKVRDLTPAEFQEAIEQETDPAPAAVAATRDLLTGKQVRVLVYNVQTEDRITEDLRGLAQQNSIPVLEVTETLPDGVDYIAWQTANAEALAAAVSPS, encoded by the coding sequence GTGGCCACCCGATTCTTCCTTCGCACCGCCGGTCTCGCCGTCGGGGTGGCGACGGCGTTCGCGCTGACCGCGTGCGGCAGCTCCGACGATTCCGGCAAGCCGTCGGTGGTCGCCTCGACCGACGTGTGGGGCAGCGTTGCCGCGGCGGTCGCCGGGCCGGACGCCGAGGTCGAGTCGCTGATCACCGATCCATCCGCCGACCCGCACTCGCACGAGTCGTCGGCGGGCGAGACCGCCGAGCTCGCCGAGGCCGACCTGGTGGTCTTCAACGGCGGCGGCTACGACGAGTTCGTGGAGCAGGCGCTGAAGGGCCGGGACACTCCATCGGTGGACGCGTACTCGGTGCGCACCGACCGATCCGAGGAGAACGAGCACGTCTGGTACGACGTGACCACGGTCGCCACGGTCGCCGAGCAGATCGCCGCCGAGCTCGGCAGGATCGACGCCGAGCACGCGCAGGGCTACACCGACCGCGCCGCCGAGTTCACGGGCAAGCTGGCCGGCATCGCCGCGGTGACCGACCGGATCGCCGCCCAGCGCCCGGACACCCCGGTGCTGCAGACCGAGCCGCTCGCCTACTATCTGCTGCGCGCCGCGAAGGTGCGCGACCTGACTCCGGCGGAGTTCCAGGAGGCGATCGAGCAGGAGACCGACCCGGCTCCCGCGGCCGTCGCCGCCACCAGGGACCTGCTCACCGGCAAGCAGGTGCGCGTGCTGGTGTACAACGTGCAGACCGAGGACCGGATCACCGAGGACCTGCGCGGCCTCGCGCAGCAGAACAGCATCCCGGTGCTCGAGGTGACCGAAACCCTGCCCGACGGTGTCGATTACATCGCCTGGCAGACCGCCAACGCCGAGGCGCTCGCCGCGGCGGTGAGCCCCTCGTGA
- the kstR gene encoding cholesterol catabolism transcriptional regulator KstR — translation MASPSRSQQPDPGAPRTGPVTTLSEDELSSAAQRERRKRILDATLALASKGGYDAVQMRAVAERADVAVGTLYRYFPSKVHLLVSALAREFEQFEGKRKPLSGGSPQERMHTLLTNITRMMQRDPLLTEAMTRAFMFADASAAAEVDRVGKVMDRVFARAMNDGDPTERQLAVARVISDVWLSNLVAWLTRRASATDVSERLELTVDLLLGERSI, via the coding sequence ATGGCCAGCCCCTCGCGATCGCAGCAGCCCGACCCCGGCGCGCCGCGTACCGGACCGGTCACGACGCTCAGCGAGGACGAGCTCAGCTCCGCCGCGCAGCGGGAGCGGCGCAAGCGGATCCTGGACGCGACCCTGGCGCTGGCCTCCAAGGGCGGCTACGACGCGGTGCAGATGCGGGCGGTCGCCGAGCGCGCCGACGTCGCGGTGGGCACGCTCTACCGGTACTTCCCGTCCAAGGTGCACCTGCTGGTCTCCGCGCTGGCCCGCGAGTTCGAGCAGTTCGAGGGCAAGCGCAAGCCGCTCTCCGGCGGCTCGCCGCAGGAGCGCATGCACACCCTGCTCACCAACATCACCCGCATGATGCAGCGCGACCCGCTGCTCACCGAGGCCATGACCCGCGCCTTCATGTTCGCCGACGCCTCCGCGGCGGCCGAGGTGGACCGGGTCGGCAAGGTCATGGACCGGGTCTTCGCCCGCGCCATGAACGACGGCGACCCCACCGAGCGCCAGCTCGCCGTTGCCCGCGTCATCAGCGACGTCTGGCTCTCCAACCTGGTCGCCTGGCTCACCCGCCGCGCCTCCGCCACCGACGTCAGCGAGCGCCTCGAGCTCACCGTCGACCTGCTCCTCGGCGAACGCAGTATCTGA
- a CDS encoding acyl-CoA dehydrogenase family protein, with protein sequence MIDFEIPAELAAERDRVRRFVIDSIVPFERDPRLTQHGPTDELRQELVELARAENLLTVQAPVELDGRGLTHAEQAVLYEAAGWSTLGPVAMNCAAPDEGNMYLLSKIANPRQVDQFLAPVIAGHQRSVFAMTEPDGAGSDPGQLSTEATFDGENFVLNGRKWLITGANGAKTWIIMARLAANPHLPEGPTLFLTEGGTPGIVIERTMNTMDRNYVAGHGVVRFENLTLPREALLGAAGQALRYAQLRLAPARLTHCMRWLGAAERAQSIAVAHAKTRTAFGKTIGEHQGVSFLLADNEIALHQCRLTIWHACWLMDRGEKARHESSIAKAFVSEELFKVADRCVQVLGGIGISDETVVEMIFRDMRAFRLYDGPTEVHKYAIGRQILR encoded by the coding sequence ATGATCGATTTCGAGATTCCCGCCGAGCTCGCCGCGGAGCGCGATCGCGTCCGCCGGTTCGTGATCGACAGCATCGTCCCGTTCGAGCGCGACCCGCGGCTCACCCAGCACGGCCCCACCGACGAGCTGCGCCAAGAGCTGGTAGAGCTGGCGAGGGCGGAGAATCTGCTCACCGTGCAGGCCCCGGTGGAGCTGGACGGGCGCGGGCTGACCCACGCCGAGCAGGCGGTGCTCTACGAGGCGGCGGGGTGGTCGACGCTCGGCCCGGTCGCGATGAACTGCGCCGCGCCCGACGAGGGCAACATGTACCTGCTGAGCAAGATCGCGAATCCGCGGCAGGTGGACCAGTTCCTGGCCCCGGTGATCGCCGGGCACCAGCGCTCGGTCTTCGCCATGACCGAGCCGGACGGCGCGGGTTCGGACCCGGGACAGCTCTCCACCGAGGCCACCTTCGACGGCGAGAACTTCGTGCTCAACGGCCGTAAGTGGCTGATCACCGGCGCGAACGGCGCCAAGACCTGGATCATCATGGCCCGGCTCGCCGCCAACCCGCACCTGCCGGAGGGGCCGACGCTCTTCCTCACCGAGGGCGGCACGCCGGGCATCGTCATCGAGCGGACCATGAACACCATGGACCGCAACTACGTGGCCGGCCACGGCGTCGTCCGCTTCGAGAACCTGACGCTGCCGCGGGAGGCGCTGCTCGGCGCGGCCGGCCAGGCGCTGCGCTACGCCCAGCTGCGGCTGGCTCCCGCGCGGCTCACGCACTGCATGCGCTGGCTGGGCGCGGCCGAGCGGGCGCAGAGCATCGCCGTCGCGCACGCCAAGACCAGGACCGCGTTCGGGAAGACGATCGGCGAGCACCAGGGCGTGTCGTTCCTGTTGGCGGACAACGAGATCGCGCTGCACCAGTGCAGGCTGACCATCTGGCACGCCTGCTGGCTGATGGACCGGGGCGAGAAGGCGCGGCACGAGAGCTCGATCGCCAAGGCGTTCGTGTCGGAGGAGCTGTTCAAGGTTGCCGACCGCTGCGTCCAGGTGCTCGGCGGCATCGGGATCAGCGACGAGACCGTTGTCGAGATGATCTTCCGCGATATGCGCGCCTTCCGCCTCTACGACGGCCCCACCGAGGTGCACAAGTACGCCATCGGTCGCCAGATCCTGCGCTGA
- a CDS encoding acyl-CoA dehydrogenase family protein, translating to MSVTIATTDEHKAVQESMRGWSGSVRPIATMRTGAAGFWRGYWPALTDLGIFRVAVAEEAGGAGGSVTDLAVLVEQAAHDLVGGPVLTTAVAQLVTAGALDEELPCGLALDGIGGAEQSLPAAPGGVPLTGVWETVLGATPDAAVLLPVAAADGTRWVLLPPETEGLRIEPLDSADPGSPLARVHLTEVAVPAERIFRSPYAVGDLVLALATAELAGITGWCLETAADYARTRTQFGRQIGSFQAVKHICAWMLCRTELIRAVAADAAAAVDEGGAELPIAAAIAGAISLDAAVQTAKDCIQVLGGIGFTWEHDAHFYLRRALLLKQLLGGGERWRARVTELTRAGHRRTTGAERILAADGVLADAAGSGLAAAPGGAGAETGSAGSGADRAGENAAPASELAAEVAAIAALPADEQRAALAEAGMIMPHWPRPYGRAANPMTGLMISEELRRAGVAVPDLTIGGWAVPTLLQHGSPEQVEQFAWPTLRGEIVWCQLFSEPEAGSDLAALRTTAKRTDGGWLLRGQKVWTSLADKANWAICLARTDPDAPKHRGISYFVLKMDTPGLEIRPLVQITGEARFSEVFLDDVFVPDDGLVGELNNGWKITRATLAAERVAMSGSGIGAALEELVAKLPATGPGAELRNDKLGALISDAIAGLLLEQHAAVRMLTGSDPSAQSSVRKLVGVRHRQAVAEFAVEVAGTVGAQETAEVKEFLLTRCLSIAGGTEQILLTVAGERILGLPREQT from the coding sequence ATGAGTGTGACCATCGCCACCACTGACGAGCACAAAGCCGTCCAGGAGTCGATGCGCGGCTGGTCCGGTTCGGTCCGGCCGATTGCAACAATGCGCACCGGCGCGGCCGGATTCTGGCGTGGCTACTGGCCCGCACTGACCGATCTCGGAATCTTCCGGGTCGCGGTCGCGGAGGAGGCGGGCGGCGCCGGCGGGTCGGTGACCGATCTCGCGGTGCTGGTCGAGCAGGCCGCGCACGATCTCGTCGGCGGCCCCGTCCTGACGACGGCGGTGGCCCAGCTGGTCACCGCCGGCGCGCTCGACGAGGAGCTGCCCTGCGGACTGGCGCTCGACGGCATCGGCGGCGCGGAGCAGAGCCTACCCGCCGCCCCCGGCGGTGTTCCGCTGACCGGGGTCTGGGAGACGGTGCTCGGCGCCACCCCGGATGCCGCCGTGTTGCTGCCGGTCGCCGCCGCCGACGGCACGCGCTGGGTGCTGCTCCCGCCGGAGACCGAAGGGCTGCGGATCGAGCCGCTCGACTCCGCCGACCCCGGCTCGCCGCTGGCCCGGGTGCACCTCACCGAGGTCGCGGTCCCCGCCGAGCGGATCTTCCGCTCGCCGTACGCGGTCGGCGACCTGGTGCTCGCGCTGGCGACGGCCGAGCTGGCCGGGATCACCGGCTGGTGCCTGGAGACGGCCGCCGACTACGCGCGGACGCGCACCCAGTTCGGCAGGCAGATCGGGTCGTTCCAGGCGGTCAAGCACATCTGCGCGTGGATGCTCTGCCGTACCGAGCTGATCCGCGCGGTCGCCGCCGACGCCGCCGCCGCGGTGGACGAGGGCGGGGCCGAGCTGCCGATCGCCGCCGCCATCGCGGGCGCCATCTCGCTGGACGCCGCCGTGCAGACGGCCAAGGACTGCATCCAGGTGCTCGGCGGGATCGGCTTCACCTGGGAGCACGACGCGCACTTCTACCTGCGCCGCGCGCTGCTGCTCAAGCAGTTGCTCGGCGGTGGTGAGCGCTGGCGCGCCCGGGTCACCGAGCTGACTCGCGCCGGGCACCGCCGCACCACCGGCGCCGAGCGGATTCTCGCCGCGGACGGCGTCCTGGCCGATGCCGCCGGTAGCGGTCTCGCGGCCGCGCCCGGCGGGGCCGGCGCGGAGACGGGCTCCGCCGGTTCCGGCGCGGATCGTGCGGGCGAGAATGCCGCCCCGGCCAGCGAACTCGCGGCGGAAGTAGCCGCCATCGCGGCGCTCCCCGCGGACGAGCAGCGCGCGGCGCTGGCCGAGGCGGGCATGATCATGCCGCACTGGCCGCGCCCGTACGGCCGCGCCGCGAACCCGATGACCGGCCTGATGATCTCGGAGGAGCTGCGCCGCGCCGGCGTCGCCGTCCCCGACCTCACCATCGGCGGCTGGGCCGTCCCCACCCTGCTCCAGCACGGCTCCCCCGAGCAGGTCGAGCAGTTCGCCTGGCCGACGTTGCGCGGCGAGATCGTCTGGTGCCAGCTCTTCAGCGAGCCGGAGGCGGGCTCCGACCTGGCCGCCCTGCGCACCACCGCCAAGCGCACCGATGGCGGCTGGCTGCTGCGCGGCCAGAAGGTCTGGACCTCGCTCGCGGACAAAGCGAACTGGGCAATCTGCCTGGCCCGCACCGACCCGGACGCCCCCAAGCACAGGGGCATCTCGTACTTCGTGCTGAAGATGGATACGCCCGGTCTGGAGATCCGCCCGCTCGTGCAGATCACCGGCGAGGCGCGGTTCAGCGAGGTCTTCCTCGACGACGTCTTCGTCCCGGACGATGGCCTGGTCGGCGAGCTGAACAACGGCTGGAAGATCACCCGCGCCACGCTCGCCGCCGAGCGGGTCGCCATGAGCGGCAGCGGAATCGGCGCCGCGCTGGAGGAGCTGGTCGCCAAGCTCCCGGCGACCGGCCCCGGCGCGGAGCTGCGCAACGACAAACTGGGCGCGCTGATCTCGGACGCGATCGCCGGATTGCTGCTGGAGCAGCACGCCGCGGTGCGCATGCTCACCGGTTCCGACCCGTCGGCGCAGAGCAGTGTGCGCAAACTGGTGGGTGTACGGCATCGCCAGGCGGTCGCGGAGTTCGCGGTCGAGGTGGCGGGCACGGTCGGTGCGCAGGAGACCGCTGAGGTCAAGGAGTTCCTGCTCACCCGGTGCCTGTCCATCGCGGGCGGCACCGAGCAGATCCTGCTGACCGTCGCCGGTGAGCGGATCCTCGGGCTGCCGAGAGAGCAGACGTAG